From one Dyella sp. 2HG41-7 genomic stretch:
- a CDS encoding peptidase C13, with the protein MLTVFAIALLAGAPAAPDTFNERVQRAKMLEASATGPAYQKQFWAKTGNPMTDTLKGCLASNAPADKSPFTLVADISPDGRPLNVEVRAPTPVAKCLAGQFSNWTFPAPPKQTGSTNYPIEIDVSM; encoded by the coding sequence ATGCTGACTGTCTTCGCTATTGCTTTGCTCGCCGGCGCACCCGCCGCGCCCGACACCTTCAACGAACGCGTGCAGCGCGCCAAGATGTTGGAAGCGAGCGCCACCGGCCCCGCCTATCAAAAGCAATTCTGGGCCAAGACCGGCAATCCGATGACGGATACGCTCAAAGGCTGCCTCGCCAGCAACGCACCCGCGGATAAATCGCCGTTTACGCTAGTGGCGGATATTTCGCCCGACGGCCGTCCGCTGAATGTGGAAGTGCGCGCACCGACGCCAGTCGCCAAATGTCTGGCCGGTCAATTCTCGAACTGGACCTTTCCCGCGCCGCCCAAGCAGACCGGATCGACGAATTATCCGATCGAGATCGATGTGAGCATGTAA
- a CDS encoding alpha/beta family hydrolase, whose translation MTSTAPTADPSEFPDALTEFTLQGPVGQLEAISDVAERADARRGVVVICHPNTKDGGTMRNKVVTMLERSLRESGLDTLRFNFRSGGESAGEYDNGRGESDDLTAVVAWVRKVRPNDVLWLAGFSFGSYVTLRNAVKMKADALISIAPPVGRWSHETLALPTCPWLVVMGEEDEVVEPQSVFDWVDSLEHPPELTRMPETGHFFHRRLMDLRGVVKHWVLDYLPPARD comes from the coding sequence ATGACGTCCACCGCCCCCACCGCCGATCCGTCCGAATTTCCGGACGCACTCACCGAATTCACCCTGCAAGGCCCCGTCGGCCAGCTCGAAGCCATCAGCGATGTGGCAGAGCGTGCGGACGCGCGCCGCGGCGTCGTAGTGATCTGCCATCCCAATACCAAAGATGGCGGCACCATGCGCAACAAAGTGGTGACCATGCTGGAACGCAGCCTGCGCGAAAGCGGCTTGGACACGCTGCGCTTCAATTTCCGCAGCGGCGGCGAATCGGCCGGTGAATACGACAATGGCCGCGGCGAAAGCGACGACCTCACCGCCGTGGTCGCATGGGTGCGCAAAGTGCGCCCGAACGACGTGCTGTGGCTGGCGGGCTTTTCCTTCGGCAGCTATGTCACCTTGCGCAACGCCGTGAAGATGAAAGCCGACGCCTTGATCAGCATCGCGCCACCGGTCGGCCGCTGGTCGCACGAAACACTGGCGTTACCCACCTGCCCGTGGTTGGTCGTGATGGGCGAAGAAGACGAAGTGGTGGAGCCGCAGTCGGTGTTCGATTGGGTCGACAGCCTCGAACATCCGCCCGAGTTGACTCGCATGCCCGAGACGGGACATTTCTTTCATCGACGCCTGATGGATTTGCGCGGCGTCGTGAAGCATTGGGTGTTGGATTATCTGCCGCCCGCGCGCGATTGA
- a CDS encoding efflux RND transporter periplasmic adaptor subunit, producing the protein MSRFWKIALIVIAVLVVGGVAFRLLHKPGQTAGAGRHGGQAAGQNGGPGGANGQDNTPVPVTVEPTVKQAVPVYLTAIGTVTALNNVTINPQVGGQLWAINFKEGQAVHKGDVIAQIDPRTYQAAYDQAVAKQKQDEASLATANSTLDRNQKLVANGYVAALNIDTYRNNVNQLRATVIADEAAARSAKVQLDFTKIISPIDGVAGIRQVDPGNVVTTTTAIVTLTQVQPIYVLFTLPEQNLEAVHDSFQNGAEKLEVIALDRADAHPLDTTGTLEVVDNLIDTSTGTFKLRAIFSNPKSTLWPGQFVNVRLRVRTVAGGLVIPAQAVQRGPDGDFVYKLKPDQTVAMQAVAVAGEVGDSHVMVSKGLDEGDQVVTEGQFRLKPGSKVQALKPGEVPAAPSPTDADKKKSKRRGGSDS; encoded by the coding sequence ATGTCGCGTTTTTGGAAGATCGCGTTGATCGTGATCGCCGTGCTTGTGGTGGGCGGGGTCGCATTCCGCTTGCTGCATAAACCAGGACAGACGGCCGGGGCAGGGCGCCACGGCGGTCAGGCGGCCGGTCAAAACGGCGGCCCGGGTGGCGCCAACGGTCAGGACAACACGCCCGTGCCGGTGACGGTCGAACCCACGGTGAAGCAGGCCGTGCCGGTCTATCTCACCGCCATCGGAACGGTGACCGCGCTCAACAACGTGACGATCAACCCGCAGGTCGGCGGCCAGCTTTGGGCGATCAATTTCAAAGAAGGCCAAGCTGTGCACAAGGGCGACGTGATCGCCCAGATCGATCCGCGCACGTATCAGGCTGCGTACGATCAGGCGGTAGCGAAGCAGAAGCAGGACGAAGCATCGCTCGCCACGGCCAACAGCACCTTGGATCGCAATCAGAAGTTGGTCGCCAACGGTTACGTCGCGGCGTTGAACATCGACACGTACCGCAACAACGTCAATCAGCTCAGAGCAACGGTGATTGCCGACGAAGCCGCCGCGCGTTCGGCCAAAGTGCAGCTCGACTTCACCAAGATCATTTCGCCGATCGATGGCGTGGCCGGCATTCGCCAGGTCGATCCGGGCAACGTGGTCACCACCACCACCGCGATCGTCACGCTCACGCAGGTGCAGCCGATCTATGTGCTCTTCACGCTGCCGGAGCAAAACCTCGAGGCGGTGCACGATTCGTTCCAGAACGGCGCGGAGAAATTGGAAGTGATCGCGCTCGATCGCGCCGACGCGCATCCGCTCGACACCACCGGCACGCTGGAAGTGGTCGATAACTTGATCGACACGTCCACCGGCACGTTCAAGCTGCGCGCTATCTTCAGCAATCCCAAGAGCACGCTGTGGCCCGGTCAATTCGTGAACGTGCGCCTGCGCGTGCGCACGGTCGCTGGCGGTCTGGTGATTCCGGCGCAGGCAGTGCAGCGCGGTCCCGATGGCGATTTCGTCTACAAGCTGAAACCGGATCAGACGGTGGCGATGCAAGCCGTCGCGGTGGCAGGCGAAGTGGGCGATAGCCACGTGATGGTCAGCAAGGGCCTGGACGAAGGCGACCAAGTGGTCACCGAAGGCCAGTTCCGTCTGAAGCCCGGCAGCAAGGTGCAAGCGCTGAAACCCGGCGAAGTGCCCGCAGCGCCGAGCCCCACGGATGCGGACAAGAAGAAATCGAAGCGCCGCGGCGGCTCCGATTCCTGA
- a CDS encoding c-type cytochrome, whose protein sequence is MSKSDQSFLHQFSLLIAGLGILTLVLIFTAWTIYEHEPKETDPNAAQQLSASMAPNGAVYAGNTGRAAMLAAQDAAAKAAAAQVAYGGTTDGKTIYDNLCHSCHTAGVAGAPVLGNKAMWAPRIAEGLDTLIKHATDGYKGPDGNNMPAKGGNPALTDAQVKAAVTWIVNQAK, encoded by the coding sequence ATGAGCAAATCCGACCAGAGCTTCCTGCATCAGTTTTCGTTGCTTATCGCCGGTCTCGGCATACTGACCCTGGTCCTGATCTTCACCGCATGGACGATCTACGAGCACGAGCCGAAGGAAACCGACCCGAACGCCGCGCAACAACTTTCCGCCAGCATGGCCCCTAACGGTGCGGTCTATGCAGGCAACACCGGTCGCGCCGCCATGTTGGCCGCGCAGGATGCCGCCGCCAAAGCAGCCGCCGCGCAGGTCGCTTACGGCGGCACCACCGACGGCAAGACCATCTACGACAACCTTTGCCACAGCTGCCACACCGCCGGCGTCGCGGGTGCGCCCGTGCTGGGCAACAAGGCGATGTGGGCGCCGCGTATTGCCGAAGGCCTGGATACGCTGATCAAGCACGCCACCGATGGCTATAAAGGCCCGGACGGCAACAACATGCCAGCCAAGGGCGGTAATCCGGCGCTGACCGATGCGCAGGTGAAAGCGGCCGTCACCTGGATCGTGAATCAGGCGAAATAA
- a CDS encoding efflux RND transporter permease subunit — protein MNISAAFIRRPIGTSLLAMGAFVIGVICYLLLGVSALPDMQFPVIFVSASQAGASAETMAGTVAAPLERHLGQVPGIDTMRSSSSLGSTQIFLMMDSGRNIDDAARDVQAAINAAQADLPSGLNSPPSYEKANPNDDPIIVFALTSETQSARDLYDVADSLLAQRLRQLKGVSEVDITGAATPAVRVDVNLRALNAMGISPDQLRNALTAANVFEPQGFLTDGKTTMAVQANDALHDAADFADLVISTNGKGVPVRLRDIAKVYDGQQDAYQAAWFQGKPAILMYVYKQSDANIIGTTDRVKAEVPLLQSFLQPGTKLIPYFDGTPTIRASLHEVQATLLISLAMVVMVMALFLRRLAPTLIAAAAVPLSLAGAATIMYALHFTLNNLTLLALVVAIGFVVDDAIVVIENVIRHIDQGMSRMQAALTGAREIGFTIVSITASLVAVFIPLLFMGGITGMFFKEFTLTLVAAIVVSALVSLTLTPSLCGLFLKGHDEEKEPSKLSRTLERMQESMQKTYAALLDFSLHHALLFSLTPLFLIGLTVLIAMSGQIKTSLFPAQDTGLIRGRATSGATVSFQDSVNRQQRLIDMLLHDRDVKVVGSRLGSTRQGAAGTFDIQLKTHAEGRKDDTFTALTRLSKKAAKYPDLNVRLRAIQDLPSFGGGGTGQGAQYEISLQSDDNNKLTLWLPKLVDELRKNPKLRDVGSDLDDAGLQQNVVIDRDKAAALGVNVGTIDSVIYDSFGQRQVSTIYSDLNQYKVVVNAIPGQTATPRSIDDLLVRSTNGNMVRVSAFAHQEPGLAPTQVSHTNQYTTMSLSFNLAPGISMGEALQIVQATANNMRMPGDIKLDIGGDFRRFQQSQSGMLFLLLGAIITVYIVLGILYESLIHPVTILSTLPAAGVGALLALWFTNTELSVIAQIALVLLIGIVKKNAIMMIDFALVAQREHGKSPLEAAREASLVRFRPIMMTTMVAILAALPIAIGLGEGSDLRRPLGIALIGGLLISQSLTLLSTPALYVIFSCLSERWAAWRARRKVRKGGSQPVLTRPS, from the coding sequence ATGAATATTTCCGCGGCTTTCATTCGACGTCCCATCGGCACTTCTCTGTTGGCGATGGGCGCCTTCGTCATCGGTGTGATCTGCTACTTGCTGTTGGGCGTATCCGCGTTGCCGGACATGCAGTTTCCCGTGATTTTCGTCAGCGCCAGCCAGGCAGGCGCCAGCGCCGAAACCATGGCGGGCACGGTGGCGGCGCCGCTGGAGCGTCATCTGGGTCAGGTGCCGGGCATCGACACCATGCGTTCGTCCAGTTCGTTGGGCAGTACGCAGATTTTTTTGATGATGGATAGCGGGCGCAACATCGACGACGCTGCGCGCGATGTGCAAGCCGCGATCAATGCCGCGCAAGCGGATCTTCCGTCGGGTCTCAACAGTCCGCCCAGTTACGAAAAAGCCAACCCGAACGACGATCCGATCATCGTCTTTGCGTTGACCTCCGAAACGCAATCGGCGCGCGATCTGTACGACGTCGCCGATTCGCTGTTAGCGCAGCGCCTGCGTCAGCTCAAAGGCGTGTCGGAAGTGGATATCACCGGCGCCGCCACGCCAGCCGTGCGCGTCGATGTGAATTTGCGCGCGCTCAACGCCATGGGCATTTCGCCCGATCAGCTGCGCAATGCGCTGACCGCGGCCAATGTGTTCGAACCGCAGGGATTCCTGACCGACGGCAAGACCACCATGGCGGTGCAGGCGAACGACGCGCTGCACGACGCGGCCGATTTCGCCGATCTGGTGATTTCCACCAACGGCAAGGGCGTGCCGGTGCGATTGAGGGACATCGCCAAGGTCTACGACGGTCAACAGGATGCGTATCAGGCGGCCTGGTTCCAGGGCAAGCCGGCGATCCTGATGTACGTCTACAAGCAATCGGACGCCAACATCATCGGCACCACGGATCGGGTGAAGGCGGAAGTGCCGCTGTTGCAAAGCTTTCTGCAACCCGGCACGAAACTCATACCGTATTTCGACGGCACGCCGACCATTCGCGCGTCGTTGCACGAGGTTCAAGCCACCCTGCTGATCAGTCTGGCGATGGTGGTGATGGTGATGGCGCTGTTCCTGCGTCGCCTCGCGCCGACCTTGATCGCGGCGGCGGCCGTGCCGCTCTCGCTCGCCGGCGCGGCGACGATCATGTACGCGCTGCATTTCACCTTGAACAACCTCACCTTGCTCGCCCTGGTGGTGGCGATCGGCTTTGTGGTGGACGACGCGATCGTGGTGATCGAAAACGTCATTCGCCATATCGACCAGGGCATGTCGCGCATGCAAGCGGCGTTGACGGGTGCGCGCGAAATCGGCTTCACCATCGTGTCGATTACCGCATCGCTGGTCGCCGTGTTTATTCCGTTGCTGTTTATGGGCGGCATCACCGGCATGTTCTTCAAGGAATTTACCTTGACGCTGGTGGCGGCCATTGTCGTATCGGCGCTGGTATCGCTAACCCTGACGCCGTCGCTGTGCGGACTTTTTCTCAAAGGGCACGACGAAGAAAAAGAGCCGTCGAAGCTGAGTCGCACGCTCGAACGCATGCAGGAAAGCATGCAGAAGACCTACGCGGCGTTGTTGGATTTCTCGCTACATCACGCATTGCTGTTCTCGCTTACGCCGCTGTTCCTGATTGGCCTCACCGTGCTGATCGCGATGTCCGGCCAAATCAAAACCAGCCTGTTCCCCGCGCAAGACACCGGATTGATACGCGGACGCGCGACGTCGGGCGCGACCGTTTCCTTCCAGGATTCGGTCAATCGCCAACAGCGTCTGATCGACATGCTATTGCACGATCGCGATGTCAAGGTTGTGGGTTCGCGTTTGGGCAGCACGCGACAGGGCGCTGCGGGCACCTTCGATATTCAGCTCAAGACGCATGCGGAAGGCCGCAAGGACGACACGTTCACCGCGCTGACGCGGTTGAGCAAGAAAGCGGCGAAGTATCCCGATCTCAATGTACGACTGCGCGCCATTCAGGATTTGCCAAGTTTCGGTGGCGGCGGTACCGGCCAGGGCGCGCAATACGAAATTTCGCTGCAGAGCGACGACAACAACAAGCTGACGTTGTGGCTGCCCAAGCTGGTCGACGAGTTGCGCAAGAATCCCAAGCTGCGCGATGTCGGCAGCGATCTGGACGACGCCGGGCTGCAACAGAACGTCGTGATCGATCGCGACAAGGCCGCGGCGCTGGGCGTGAATGTCGGCACCATCGATTCGGTGATCTACGATTCGTTCGGTCAGCGGCAGGTGAGTACGATCTACTCGGATCTCAACCAGTACAAAGTGGTGGTGAACGCGATCCCTGGACAAACCGCCACGCCGCGATCCATCGACGATCTACTGGTGCGTTCGACCAACGGCAATATGGTGCGCGTCTCCGCCTTCGCGCATCAGGAGCCGGGGCTTGCGCCCACGCAGGTGTCGCACACGAATCAATACACCACCATGAGCCTGAGCTTCAATCTCGCGCCGGGCATCAGCATGGGCGAGGCATTGCAGATCGTGCAGGCCACCGCCAACAACATGCGCATGCCGGGCGATATCAAGCTCGATATCGGCGGCGACTTCCGCCGCTTCCAGCAATCGCAGAGCGGCATGTTGTTCCTGCTGCTCGGTGCGATCATTACGGTCTACATCGTATTGGGCATTCTTTACGAAAGCCTAATTCACCCCGTCACCATTCTTTCCACGCTGCCCGCAGCAGGCGTCGGCGCCTTGCTCGCCTTGTGGTTCACTAACACCGAACTTTCGGTGATCGCGCAAATCGCCCTGGTGTTGCTGATCGGCATCGTGAAAAAAAACGCGATCATGATGATCGACTTCGCCCTGGTCGCGCAGCGCGAGCACGGCAAGTCGCCGCTGGAAGCGGCGCGCGAAGCGAGTTTGGTGCGTTTCCGCCCGATCATGATGACGACGATGGTGGCCATTCTCGCTGCATTGCCGATCGCGATCGGTCTTGGCGAAGGCTCCGACTTGCGTCGTCCGCTTGGTATCGCGCTGATCGGCGGTTTGCTGATTTCGCAGAGCTTGACGCTGCTCAGCACGCCTGCGCTCTACGTGATCTTCTCTTGCCTAAGCGAACGTTGGGCGGCATGGCGCGCGCGCCGCAAAGTGCGCAAAGGCGGAAGCCAGCCTGTGTTGACGCGACCATCGTGA
- the zapE gene encoding cell division protein ZapE — MAEISPSARYQEGVAAHRWSSDPAQLAVLPELDRMQAALCAVNENGNGLFGRLKSLLGAEERRAVPGLYLWGSVGRGKTFLMDLFAASLPHGVALRRHFHRFMGEVHEQLRDLGERQDPLVEVAANIAARCRVLCLDEFLVNDIGDAMILANLMEALFARGVSLVTTSNTAPDNLYKDGLQRARFLPAIASINQHCHVVEMISAHDWRLRALTHAPVYHTPPGLEAERALTRIFSSQAQGNVVDGGDIVINDRPIPVRKRAGNILWFDFAALCDGPRAVADYIALAKTAPEIILSNVPQFTIYSEDPAKRFVQLVDEFYDRHVKLILSAGAPITELYDGERLRAEFGRTESRLIEMQSEEYLGLAHRPE; from the coding sequence ATGGCTGAAATTTCGCCCAGCGCACGTTATCAAGAAGGCGTTGCCGCTCACCGCTGGAGCTCCGACCCCGCGCAGCTTGCCGTGCTGCCGGAATTGGACCGCATGCAAGCGGCGCTGTGCGCTGTCAATGAAAACGGCAACGGCTTGTTTGGCCGTCTAAAGTCGTTGCTTGGCGCCGAAGAACGTCGCGCCGTTCCGGGTTTGTATCTATGGGGAAGCGTGGGACGCGGCAAAACATTTCTGATGGATCTGTTCGCTGCGAGCTTGCCGCACGGCGTCGCGCTTCGACGCCACTTCCATCGCTTTATGGGCGAAGTGCACGAACAATTGCGCGATCTGGGCGAACGTCAGGATCCGCTGGTCGAAGTCGCCGCGAACATTGCCGCGCGCTGCCGCGTGCTTTGCCTGGACGAGTTTCTGGTCAACGACATCGGCGATGCGATGATCCTGGCCAATCTGATGGAAGCGCTGTTCGCGCGCGGCGTCTCCTTGGTCACGACTTCGAACACCGCGCCGGACAATCTTTATAAGGACGGCCTGCAACGTGCGCGCTTTTTGCCGGCGATCGCCTCCATCAACCAGCATTGCCATGTAGTGGAAATGATTTCCGCGCACGACTGGCGATTGCGCGCGCTGACGCACGCGCCGGTATATCACACGCCGCCCGGTCTTGAAGCGGAGCGTGCGTTGACGCGAATCTTTTCCAGCCAAGCGCAAGGCAATGTGGTCGACGGCGGCGACATCGTGATCAACGATCGCCCGATTCCGGTGCGCAAGCGCGCCGGCAATATCCTGTGGTTCGACTTCGCCGCGCTTTGCGACGGTCCGCGCGCGGTCGCCGACTACATCGCGCTCGCCAAAACGGCGCCGGAAATCATTCTTTCCAACGTGCCGCAATTCACCATCTACAGCGAAGATCCCGCCAAACGTTTCGTGCAATTGGTAGACGAGTTCTACGACCGCCACGTCAAGCTGATTCTTTCCGCCGGCGCGCCGATCACCGAGCTGTACGATGGCGAGCGACTGCGCGCGGAATTCGGTCGCACGGAATCGCGGCTGATCGAAATGCAAAGCGAAGAATATCTGGGGCTTGCGCATCGGCCCGAGTAA
- a CDS encoding efflux RND transporter permease subunit, whose translation MGFSSLFIRRPIATALLMVAVMLLGVLGYRQLPVSALPEIEAPSLVVTTTYPGASASTMASLVTTPLERNLGQISGLDMMTSDSSAGLSTIVLQFNMDRDIDIAAQDVQAAINQARGTLPSTLPYPPVYNRVNPADAPIMTLMLTSNSRQLRDVNDLADSILAQKLSQVQGVGLVSIAGNVRPAVRIQVNPAQLANLGLTMEDVRNALTEANVNAPKGTLNGVSQSYTISTNDQLVTAAEYKNTIISYNSNNGAPVRLADVAKVVDGVENDQLAAWANGKPAVLLDIRRQPGANIVQTVQSIRDILPQLRSVLPADVHLDVFADRTVTIRASVEDVQFTLLLTIALVVAVIFVFLRRLWATIIPSVAVPLSLLGTFGVMSFAGMSLDNLSLMALTVATGFVVDDAIVMIENIVRYIEQGKEGKEAAEIGAKEIGFTVLSLTVSLIAVFLPLLLMPGVTGRLFHEFAWVLATAVVISMLVSLTLTPMMCAYLLRPDALPEGDDAHERHAAAGKRTVWARTVAIYEGTLDWVLDHQRTMIAVAFIAVVVTVFLYIVIPKGLLPEQDTGLVTGVVQADQNVAFPQMEQRTKAVADALQKDPNVAGVAAFIGAGTINPTLNQGQLSIVLKDRSKRGSLDEVVQSLQNAAANIPGVELYLKPVQDVTLDTRVAATEYQYSMSDVNGPELSQYALQMTQALRQRPELADVDNNLADQGTALKLTIDRDKSSTLGVPVQTIDDTLYDSFGQRQISTIFTQLNQYRVVLEVEPQFRTSTALLNQLTVKSNGSGALTGSNATTFGQATSSNSSTTTGIATANTGIIIGAGGAIPLASLVNAEVTTSPLVISHQQQLQAVTVSFNLAPGYSLSEAVDAINTVEKQLNLPPQVRGQFIGKAAEFSSSLSNEALLLLASIIVIYIVLGVLYESYIHPITIISTLPPAGVGALLALILCNMSLSVDGIVGIVLLIGIVKKNAIMMIDFAIEAQRTGMKPRDAIRRACLLRFRPIMMTTAAAMLGALPLALGTGIGSELRRPLGVSIVGGLLLSQLVTLYTTPVIYLYMERFSDWLRERRERRALRHAARGAT comes from the coding sequence ATGGGATTCTCCTCGCTCTTTATCCGCCGACCCATCGCCACCGCACTGTTGATGGTGGCGGTGATGTTGCTCGGCGTGCTCGGCTATCGCCAGCTGCCCGTATCCGCGCTGCCGGAAATCGAAGCGCCCAGCCTGGTGGTCACCACCACGTATCCGGGCGCCAGCGCGTCGACCATGGCGTCGTTGGTGACAACGCCGCTGGAGCGCAACCTGGGTCAGATTTCCGGTCTGGACATGATGACGTCCGACTCGTCGGCAGGTCTGTCGACCATCGTGTTGCAGTTCAATATGGACCGCGACATCGATATCGCCGCGCAAGACGTGCAAGCGGCGATCAATCAGGCGCGCGGCACGCTGCCTAGCACGCTGCCGTATCCGCCGGTGTACAACCGCGTGAATCCGGCGGACGCGCCGATCATGACGCTGATGCTCACATCCAACAGCCGCCAGCTGCGCGACGTGAACGATCTGGCCGATTCGATCCTCGCGCAGAAGTTGTCGCAGGTGCAGGGCGTGGGTCTGGTGTCGATCGCCGGCAACGTGCGTCCGGCCGTGCGTATTCAGGTGAATCCGGCGCAGCTCGCCAACCTGGGCCTCACCATGGAAGACGTGCGCAATGCGTTGACCGAGGCCAACGTAAATGCGCCCAAAGGCACGCTCAACGGCGTCTCACAGTCGTACACCATTTCCACCAACGACCAGCTCGTCACCGCGGCGGAATACAAGAACACCATCATTTCCTACAACAGCAACAACGGCGCGCCGGTGCGTTTGGCCGACGTGGCGAAGGTGGTCGACGGCGTCGAGAACGATCAGCTCGCGGCGTGGGCGAACGGCAAGCCGGCGGTGTTGTTGGATATCCGTCGCCAGCCGGGCGCGAATATCGTGCAGACGGTGCAGTCCATCCGCGACATCTTGCCGCAGCTGCGCAGTGTGTTGCCGGCGGACGTGCATCTGGATGTATTCGCCGACCGCACCGTCACCATTCGCGCGTCGGTGGAAGACGTGCAGTTCACCCTGTTGCTGACCATCGCGCTGGTGGTGGCGGTGATCTTCGTGTTCTTGCGCCGCCTGTGGGCCACGATCATTCCGTCGGTCGCGGTGCCCCTGTCGCTGCTCGGCACGTTCGGCGTGATGTCGTTCGCCGGCATGTCGCTGGACAACTTGTCGCTGATGGCGTTGACCGTTGCGACCGGCTTCGTAGTGGACGATGCGATCGTGATGATCGAAAACATCGTGCGCTACATCGAGCAAGGTAAGGAAGGGAAAGAAGCCGCGGAGATCGGTGCGAAGGAAATCGGCTTCACCGTGTTGTCGTTGACGGTGTCGTTGATCGCCGTGTTCCTGCCGCTGTTGCTGATGCCCGGCGTCACCGGCCGCCTGTTCCACGAATTCGCATGGGTGCTCGCCACGGCCGTGGTGATCTCGATGCTGGTGTCGTTGACGCTCACGCCGATGATGTGCGCGTACCTGCTGCGTCCCGATGCGCTGCCCGAAGGCGACGACGCGCACGAGCGTCACGCCGCGGCGGGCAAGCGCACGGTGTGGGCGCGCACCGTCGCGATCTACGAAGGCACGCTTGATTGGGTGCTTGATCATCAGCGCACCATGATCGCGGTCGCGTTTATCGCCGTGGTCGTCACCGTGTTCCTGTACATCGTCATTCCCAAAGGCCTGTTGCCCGAACAGGACACGGGCCTGGTCACCGGCGTGGTGCAGGCCGATCAGAACGTGGCGTTCCCGCAGATGGAGCAGCGCACCAAGGCTGTCGCCGATGCGTTGCAGAAGGATCCGAACGTGGCCGGTGTCGCGGCCTTTATCGGCGCCGGCACCATCAACCCCACGCTTAACCAAGGCCAGCTCAGCATCGTGCTGAAGGATCGCAGCAAGCGCGGCAGCTTGGACGAAGTCGTGCAGAGTTTGCAGAACGCCGCGGCCAATATTCCGGGCGTGGAGCTGTATCTGAAACCCGTGCAGGACGTGACCCTGGATACGCGCGTGGCGGCCACCGAGTATCAGTACTCGATGTCCGACGTGAACGGACCCGAGTTGTCGCAGTACGCCTTGCAGATGACGCAGGCGTTGCGTCAGCGTCCTGAGCTCGCGGACGTGGACAACAATCTGGCCGATCAAGGTACGGCGCTCAAGCTCACCATCGATCGCGACAAATCCAGCACGCTCGGCGTGCCGGTGCAGACCATCGACGACACGCTGTACGACTCGTTCGGTCAGCGTCAGATCTCCACCATCTTCACGCAGCTCAATCAGTATCGCGTGGTGCTTGAAGTGGAACCGCAATTCCGCACCAGCACCGCGCTGCTCAATCAGCTCACCGTCAAGAGCAACGGCAGCGGCGCGTTGACGGGCAGCAACGCCACCACGTTCGGACAGGCGACGTCGAGCAACTCGTCCACCACCACCGGCATCGCCACGGCCAACACCGGCATCATCATCGGTGCGGGCGGTGCGATTCCGTTGGCGTCGCTGGTGAATGCGGAAGTGACGACCTCGCCGCTGGTGATCAGTCACCAACAGCAGCTGCAGGCGGTGACGGTGTCGTTCAACCTGGCGCCGGGTTATTCACTCTCCGAAGCGGTAGATGCGATCAATACGGTCGAAAAGCAGCTCAACCTTCCACCGCAAGTGCGCGGTCAGTTCATCGGCAAGGCAGCTGAGTTCTCGTCGTCGCTGAGTAACGAAGCGTTGCTGCTGCTCGCCTCGATCATCGTGATCTACATCGTGCTAGGCGTGCTGTACGAAAGCTACATCCATCCCATCACGATCATCTCGACCTTGCCGCCGGCCGGCGTGGGTGCGTTACTCGCACTGATCCTTTGCAACATGAGCCTGTCGGTGGACGGCATCGTGGGCATCGTGTTGCTGATCGGTATCGTGAAAAAGAACGCGATCATGATGATCGACTTCGCGATCGAGGCGCAGCGCACCGGTATGAAGCCGCGCGACGCGATTCGCCGCGCGTGCCTGCTGCGTTTCCGCCCGATCATGATGACCACTGCGGCGGCCATGCTCGGCGCATTGCCGCTCGCCTTGGGTACCGGCATCGGTTCGGAATTGCGCCGTCCGCTTGGCGTGTCGATCGTCGGCGGTCTGTTGCTTTCGCAGCTGGTGACGCTTTACACCACGCCGGTGATTTATCTCTATATGGAACGGTTCTCCGATTGGCTGCGCGAGCGACGAGAGCGGCGAGCGCTTCGTCACGCCGCACGCGGCGCGACATGA